ACACCCTATGGATTATGGATTAGATCATCACTCACGCTGAAATCATTGTGACCTCAGTCCCGCTTCCCGTTTCCACCGGACAAGCTCCACTCATCGGTGAGTCTGGTCATTGAtgcttccttttttttaagtTTTGTATCTGTTTTACCAGGAAGCCTGTCTGTATTCGAGAACATACAGTATGGTACCATGTCCTGCATGCAATACGTGCAATGCATGTATTCCCTGTGGCGCCAGCATAAGCCCATGTGAGCCTGAATGCCACTCTACCACCGTTGCGATGCCCACTTGGCACTGCCAAGTGGACTCTGGCTGGTTCACCCACGGAATGTACTCGACTTTGTCGTCGAGGAAACCTCCCAATCCACTTAATCACCCAGCAGACaatacagtacagtacaataCTGTCCTGTCACGGTGACAGGACCCAAGTGCCTCACCGATGACGATTTGTGCCCCTCCAAAACCCTCTGCCCCTCCTGATTTGCCTGCCCCTCTTCTCCGCCGCTGGGCCTCTTCTGCTTTCCACGCCGTCTCATTAAGTAATTTCTCGTTTGCTGCCCGCTTTAGTCGCTCGGTAAAGGCCAAAGGAGCTGGTATCATTGGAATCCGTTTTTATAGGCAAAGGCTAATCTTCCcatccttcctttttctcttctctcacaGAACTCCTTGTAAACCAACTTCCCTTCATactctccatcttcccctccccagCTCTAATCAAGCCTACAACATAATCAACATGGGTGTCATTGAGAAGCTCAGCCGCAAGGCCGGTGTCATCGTCGGTGACGATGTCCTCCGCCTCTTCGAGTACGCTCAGGAGAAGCAGTTCGCCATTCCCGCCATTGTAAGTCATCAGGTCACCTCACAGCCGAGCCCGAGGCGGAGAAGTCAATTCTTCGTCCACCAGCTCGTGTCCAGATGCATTGACTGACCAACCTTACCACCAGAACgtcacctcttcctccaccgtCGTGGCTGCCCTCGAGGCCGCTCGCGACCAAAAGTCCCCCATTGCCCTCCAGGTCTCCCAGGGTGGTGCCGCTTTCTTCGCCGGTAAGGGTGTCAGCAACGATGGCCAGGCCGCCTCCATCGCTGGTGCCATCGCCGCTGCTCACTACATCCGCGCCATTGCCCCCACCTACGGCGTTCCCGTCGTCCTCCACACCGATCACTGCGCCAAGAAGCTCCTCCCCTGGCTCGACGGCAtgatggatgaggatgagcgcTACTTCAAGCTCCACGGCGagcccctcttctcttcccacATGATCGACCTGTCCGAGGAGCCCGTTGACTGGAACATCTCCACCACTGCCGCTTACCTCAAGCGTGCTGCCCCCATGAAGCAGTGGCTCGAGATGGTACGTTTGCCCCCTCTGGTCACGATTATACAGCTTTACTGATCCgggtttcttttgtttttttagGAGATTGGTATCACCGGTGGTGAGGAGGACGGTGTCAACAACGAGGATGTCGACAACAACTCCCTCTACACTCAGCCCGAGGATATCCTGGCCAT
The nucleotide sequence above comes from Penicillium oxalicum strain HP7-1 chromosome II, whole genome shotgun sequence. Encoded proteins:
- a CDS encoding Fructose-bisphosphate aldolase: MGVIEKLSRKAGVIVGDDVLRLFEYAQEKQFAIPAINVTSSSTVVAALEAARDQKSPIALQVSQGGAAFFAGKGVSNDGQAASIAGAIAAAHYIRAIAPTYGVPVVLHTDHCAKKLLPWLDGMMDEDERYFKLHGEPLFSSHMIDLSEEPVDWNISTTAAYLKRAAPMKQWLEMEIGITGGEEDGVNNEDVDNNSLYTQPEDILAIHNALSAISPYFSIAAGFGNVHGVYKPGNVRLHPELLKKHQAYVKEQTKSQKEKPVFFVFHGGSGSSKEEYKEAISYGVVKVNVDTDMQYAYLSGVRDYVLNKKDYLMSTVGNPDGEDKPNKKFFDPRVWVREGEKTMSKRTQVALEDFNCTNQL